A region of Streptomyces sp. WMMC500 DNA encodes the following proteins:
- a CDS encoding helix-turn-helix domain-containing protein has protein sequence MAETLKKGSRVTGAAREKLAADLKKKYDSGASIRALAEETGRSYGFVHRMLSESGVTLRGRGGATRGKKAAS, from the coding sequence GTGGCCGAGACTCTGAAGAAGGGCAGCCGGGTTACCGGCGCCGCGCGCGAAAAGCTCGCGGCTGACCTGAAGAAGAAGTACGACTCCGGGGCGAGTATCCGGGCGCTGGCCGAAGAAACCGGCCGCTCCTATGGATTCGTGCACCGGATGCTCAGCGAATCCGGCGTGACCCTCCGCGGTCGCGGCGGTGCGACGCGAGGCAAGAAAGCGGCGTCCTGA
- a CDS encoding enoyl-CoA hydratase/isomerase family protein has protein sequence MTELLHRDGVRLALDGEDGTLATVTLDHPARRNAQSPAMWRALAAAGRELPGSVRVVVLRAEGKSFSAGLDRQAFTPEGFADEPSFLELARYSDGDLDAVIAEYQEAFTWWRRNDIVSLAAVQGHAIGAGFQLALACDLRVCADDAQFAMRETSLGLVPDLTGTGPLVQLVGYARALEMCVTGRLVQAEEAERTGLANLVVPAAELGAATADLAAALLAAPRDAVIETKALLREAAGRSYDEQRTAERAAQARRLRDLAGAGE, from the coding sequence ATGACAGAGCTGCTGCACAGAGACGGCGTACGGCTCGCCCTGGACGGCGAGGACGGCACGCTGGCCACGGTGACCCTCGACCACCCCGCCCGGCGCAACGCGCAGTCGCCCGCCATGTGGCGGGCGCTCGCCGCGGCGGGGCGCGAACTCCCCGGCAGCGTCCGCGTGGTGGTGCTGCGCGCCGAGGGCAAATCCTTCTCCGCCGGACTCGACCGGCAGGCATTCACCCCCGAAGGCTTTGCCGACGAGCCGTCATTCCTTGAGCTCGCCCGCTATTCCGACGGCGACCTCGACGCCGTCATCGCCGAATACCAGGAGGCGTTCACCTGGTGGCGGCGGAATGACATCGTTTCCCTCGCGGCGGTGCAGGGACATGCGATTGGCGCGGGTTTTCAGCTTGCCCTCGCCTGCGACCTCCGGGTGTGCGCGGACGACGCGCAGTTCGCGATGCGGGAGACGTCCCTCGGGCTGGTGCCCGATCTCACCGGAACCGGCCCGCTGGTGCAACTCGTGGGATATGCACGGGCGTTGGAGATGTGCGTGACGGGACGCCTCGTGCAGGCGGAGGAGGCCGAGCGGACGGGCCTGGCGAACCTCGTCGTCCCGGCGGCGGAGCTGGGTGCCGCGACCGCCGACCTGGCGGCGGCGCTGCTGGCGGCGCCGCGCGACGCGGTGATCGAGACGAAGGCGCTGCTGCGGGAGGCCGCGGGGCGGAGCTACGACGAACAGCGCACCGCGGAACGCGCGGCGCAGGCCCGCAGGCTGCGGGACCTCGCCGGGGCGGGGGAGTAG